A single window of Malus sylvestris chromosome 5, drMalSylv7.2, whole genome shotgun sequence DNA harbors:
- the LOC126620701 gene encoding uncharacterized protein LOC126620701, translating to MASLHPSELDSAATDSIASTPRSDHPSHDLNSRVRFMCSFGGKILPRPHDNQLRYVGGDTRIVAVQRTTSFSALLSKLSKLSGLSDVTVKYQLPNEDLDSLISVTTDEDVDNMMEEYDRVAQNLNSKSARLRLFLFVKGSDDSINSRSSSISSLLDGSAKRELWFLDALNSGASNSAMLERNRSEASSIFSEVPDYLFGLDNSDDTPSRGGEFKPKARPVLHDNVSVSDPGSPAPLTSSPFCSTSSVPSVPSMPSLPPVKTRPDSNQAIENQAIETKENQSEGFSGTVELPVSQATGFAGNPGVHYMPDPNYPGHMVQPVPVYYYPGQVPPTTVQVQPFPIQSQYVHQQYHQVGSQIPVGYHNPIAGMGQIYGGGLRPVAGMDPYDVSARVVSNGVSQQQQQQQVFYGVRNAAVVPPYNPGMVVQSGEEWQGPGPEMNKGRAPNATS from the exons ATGGCGTCCCTCCACCCCTCCGAGTTGGATTCCGCCGCCACCGACTCGATCGCCTCGACCCCGCGCTCGGACCACCCGTCTCACGATCTCAACTCGCGTGTACGGTTCATGTGCAGCTTCGGCGGCAAGATCTTGCCTCGCCCGCACGACAATCAGCTTCGCTATGTCGGAGGCGATACCCGAATTGTCGCCGTCCAGCGCACCACCTCTTTCTCCGCCCTTCTCTCGAAGTTATCTAAACTCTCAG GGTTGAGTGACGTGACGGTGAAGTACCAGCTGCCGAACGAGGACCTCGACTCGTTGATCTCTGTCACcaccgacgaggacgtcgacaACATGATGGAGGAGTACGACCGCGTCGCACAGAATCTAAACTCAAAATCGGCGCGGCTCCGCCTCTTTCTCTTCGTCAAAGGCAGCGACGATTCGATTAACTCGCGATCCTCCAGCATCAGCTCGCTCCTCGACGGCTCCGCCAAGCGCGAGCTCTGGTTCCTCGACGCTCTCAACAGCGGCGCGTCCAATTCCGCGATGCTCGAGCGGAACCGCTCCGAAGCTTCTTCGATCTTCTCCGAAGTGCCTGACTACTTATTCGGGTTGGACAATTCCGACGACACTCCCTCTCGCGGTGGCGAGTTCAAACCGAAGGCCCGACCCGTATTGCATGACAACGTGTCGGTTTCGGATCCGGGTTCACCTGCCCCGCTAACTTCCTCGCCGTTCTGCTCGACGTCGTCTGTGCCATCCGTGCCGTCGATGCCGAGTCTACCACCGGTGAAAACCCGACCCGATTCCAATCAAGCCATCGAGAATCAAGCCATCGAGACGAAAGAGAATCAATCGGAGGGATTTTCCGGGACGGTTGAGTTGCCCGTGTCGCAAGCAACTGGGTTCGCGGGCAACCCCGGGGTGCATTATATGCCGGATCCTAATTACCCGGGTCATATGGTTCAGCCAGTACCCGTTTACTATTATCCGGGTCAGGTTCCACCCACAACCGTACAGGTCCAGCCGTTTCCGATTCAGAGTCAGTATGTCCATCAGCAATACCACCAAGTAGGGAGTCAGATTCCAGTGGGGTACCATAACCCAATAGCAGGTATGGGTCAAATATATGGCGGAGGGTTGAGGCCAGTGGCGGGAATGGACCCGTATGACGTGTCAGCTCGGGTGGTTTCCAATGGAGTGagccagcagcagcagcagcaacaggtGTTCTATGGAGTGAGGAATGCTGCGGTGGTTCCGCCGTATAATCCAGGTATGGTGGTGCAATCGGGGGAGGAATGGCAAGGACCCGGACCCGAGATGAATAAGGGTCGAGCTCCGAATGCAACATCTTGA
- the LOC126624730 gene encoding putative cyclin-D6-1 isoform X1, which produces MRSFSFPSSLLLSSNFCSNVLSLTSSFTPHNLQTQTTSSLVQNQINQKTEMDYEFDLQEHNSDAIPDLFTSETDHMPSQNFLSSSKHTGFYYTFRLEAISLFLQVQYSCNLDPFIPYLAINYLDRFISKRDIPQGKPWVSRLVKVSCLSLAAKMKNIPFSSSDFQRGESFVFDVQTVHKMELLILNTLDWRMRSITPFSFLHFFLSSLDLNDRPFTQALKNRASDIIFNAHTEIKFVEFKPSIIAASAVLSACHELLPLKFPFFKVSLSSFQNVNKESLLKCFNVMQEMVENEGLDTMSCTRTPASVLDRRLTRSEGEKTISTAATSTSTTKYTCVSVAAEKRHSKRRRLNGTFCSENMFKLSHHIRKC; this is translated from the exons ATGCGAAGCTTCTCCTTTCCATCATCATTATTACTCTCTTCGAATTTCTGCTCCAACGTCCTCTCCTTGACCTCCTCATTCACTCCTCACAACCTACAAACACAAACAACTTCTTCACTAGTTCAAAACCAAATCAATCAAAAAACAGAAATGGATTATGAGTTTGATCTTCAAGAACACAACTCCGATGCAATCCCAGATCTCTTTACCTCAGAAACTGACCACATGCCCTCCCAAAACTTCCTAAGCAGCTCAAAACACACTGGTTTCTACTATACTTTTCGCCTCGAAGCCATTTCTCTGTTTTTGCAG GTTCAGTATTCTTGCAACCTTGACCCCTTCATACCTTACCTTGCCATCAACTACCTGGATCGGTTCATATCGAAGCGGGATATTCCG CAAGGAAAGCCTTGGGTCTCAAGACTCGTGAAAGTATCTTGTTTATCTCTAGCTGCAAAGATGAAGAACATACCCTTCTCCTCCTCTGATTTTCAG AGAGGGGAAAGTTTCGTCTTCGATGTGCAAACGGTTCATAAAATGGAGCTTCTTATTCTCAACACTCTGGATTGGCGGATGAGGTCGATAACTCCTTTCTCTTTTCTGCATTTCTTCTTGTCTTCGCTGGACTTAAACGACCGGCCATTTACACAAGCTCTCAAAAATCGAGCTTCGGATATCATCTTCAATGCCCATACTG aaattaaatttgtagagtTTAAGCCATCAATAATTGCAGCATCAGCTGTTCTATCTGCATGCCATGAACTGCTCCCATTGAAGTTCCCTTTTTTTAAAGTTTCCCTATCATCTTTCCAAAATGTAAATAAA GAGAGTTTGCTCAAATGCTTCAATGTTATGCAAGAAATGGTAGAGAATGAAGGGTTGGATACTATGTCTTGCACAAGAACCCCAGCGAGCGTTCTGGACCGGCGCCTCACTAGATCGGAAGGTGAAAAGACCATCAGCACCGCCGCCACCAGCACCAGCACCACCAAATATACTTGTGTTTCTGTGGCAGCAGAGAAGAGACACAGCAAAAGGCGTAGATTAAATGGTACTTTCTGCAGTGAAAATATGTTCAAGCTTTCTCATCATATTCGAAAGTGCTGA
- the LOC126624730 gene encoding putative cyclin-D6-1 isoform X2: MRSFSFPSSLLLSSNFCSNVLSLTSSFTPHNLQTQTTSSLVQNQINQKTEMDYEFDLQEHNSDAIPDLFTSETDHMPSQNFLSSSKHTGFYYTFRLEAISLFLQVQYSCNLDPFIPYLAINYLDRFISKRDIPQGKPWVSRLVKVSCLSLAAKMKNIPFSSSDFQRGESFVFDVQTVHKMELLILNTLDWRMRSITPFSFLHFFLSSLDLNDRPFTQALKNRASDIIFNAHTEIKFVEFKPSIIAASAVLSACHELLPLKFPFFKVSLSSFQNESLLKCFNVMQEMVENEGLDTMSCTRTPASVLDRRLTRSEGEKTISTAATSTSTTKYTCVSVAAEKRHSKRRRLNGTFCSENMFKLSHHIRKC, from the exons ATGCGAAGCTTCTCCTTTCCATCATCATTATTACTCTCTTCGAATTTCTGCTCCAACGTCCTCTCCTTGACCTCCTCATTCACTCCTCACAACCTACAAACACAAACAACTTCTTCACTAGTTCAAAACCAAATCAATCAAAAAACAGAAATGGATTATGAGTTTGATCTTCAAGAACACAACTCCGATGCAATCCCAGATCTCTTTACCTCAGAAACTGACCACATGCCCTCCCAAAACTTCCTAAGCAGCTCAAAACACACTGGTTTCTACTATACTTTTCGCCTCGAAGCCATTTCTCTGTTTTTGCAG GTTCAGTATTCTTGCAACCTTGACCCCTTCATACCTTACCTTGCCATCAACTACCTGGATCGGTTCATATCGAAGCGGGATATTCCG CAAGGAAAGCCTTGGGTCTCAAGACTCGTGAAAGTATCTTGTTTATCTCTAGCTGCAAAGATGAAGAACATACCCTTCTCCTCCTCTGATTTTCAG AGAGGGGAAAGTTTCGTCTTCGATGTGCAAACGGTTCATAAAATGGAGCTTCTTATTCTCAACACTCTGGATTGGCGGATGAGGTCGATAACTCCTTTCTCTTTTCTGCATTTCTTCTTGTCTTCGCTGGACTTAAACGACCGGCCATTTACACAAGCTCTCAAAAATCGAGCTTCGGATATCATCTTCAATGCCCATACTG aaattaaatttgtagagtTTAAGCCATCAATAATTGCAGCATCAGCTGTTCTATCTGCATGCCATGAACTGCTCCCATTGAAGTTCCCTTTTTTTAAAGTTTCCCTATCATCTTTCCAAAAT GAGAGTTTGCTCAAATGCTTCAATGTTATGCAAGAAATGGTAGAGAATGAAGGGTTGGATACTATGTCTTGCACAAGAACCCCAGCGAGCGTTCTGGACCGGCGCCTCACTAGATCGGAAGGTGAAAAGACCATCAGCACCGCCGCCACCAGCACCAGCACCACCAAATATACTTGTGTTTCTGTGGCAGCAGAGAAGAGACACAGCAAAAGGCGTAGATTAAATGGTACTTTCTGCAGTGAAAATATGTTCAAGCTTTCTCATCATATTCGAAAGTGCTGA
- the LOC126624729 gene encoding uncharacterized protein LOC126624729, translating to MASSINPIPISFRKLWERWNLRGFIILSLTLQTILILCAPFRKRTPNLVLIFLVWSSYLLADWAAGFAVGLISNSQGDAKGLGDNEEDLLAFWAPFLLLHLGGPDTITAFALEDNTLWLRHFLGLVFQVIAAVYVFIQSFPTNKLWPPTLLLFLAGTIKYAERTRALYCASLDNFKESMLKKPDPGPNYAKLMEEYSSKKEANLPTYIELTAERSKESRTVTYVAEPGDMENNIAVVRHAYHFYEIFRGLIVDLIFSFHERFESRAFFHERSAEETFRLIAIELNFMYEALFTKAVVVHSKLGCLFRAISFTAVFIALVFFYKLEKKAFHKVDVGITYTLLYGALGLDSIAIFLVVFSEWTVTAMDKSWQKSWVATKILGNYLSLKRPRWSTEPTTCLEWCRQILFRRWCETISSFNFIHYSLKEHRKLSPNIFYYLGIGYIAIIDFFGLKDIRDKMKYRTSRPLTEGLWEFIFQELKAKSVLADDPETAKRISTARGDWILQDSEWNNAEHATLLSNIVDVNYDQSILLWHIATELCYNTEEKETADLESSKNETSADLESSKNETSHRGSSKNETSPCESSKNETSRREISKTLSDYMLYLLVMQPSLTSSVAGIGQIRFRDTCAEAKKFFSRRKLPLRKGEENPTVCTVCKSILDVNTAVKPADVKGDRSKSVLFDACILAKKLNEMEARKWDLMSQVWVELLSYTAGHCRANDHVQLLSKGGELVTFVWLLMAHFGIGEQFQINEGHARAKLIVGK from the coding sequence ATGGCTTCCTCCATCAATCCTATTCCTATCTCCTTCAGGAAGCTATGGGAAAGGTGGAATCTACGGGGCTTTATCATCTTAAGCCTAACATTGCAGACCATTTTAATTCTTTGTGCACCCTTCAGAAAGCGAACGCCCAACTTGGTTTTAATCTTCCTAGTCTGGTCATCTTACTTGCTCGCTGACTGGGCTGCTGGCTTTGCAGTCGGGTTAATCTCAAACAGCCAAGGTGACGCTAAAGGTTTGGGAGATAACGAGGAGGATCTCTTGGCATTTTGGGCTCCATTTCTTTTGTTACACCTTGGAGGTCCAGACACCATAACTGCATTTGCTCTTGAAGATAACACTTTGTGGCTAAGGCATTTTCTTGGCCTTGTATTCCAAGTTATAGCTGCAGTGTATGTCTTCATTCAATCGTTTCCCACCAACAAGCTCTGGCCCCCTACACTCCTtctgtttcttgcaggaaccatTAAGTATGCTGAGCGCACGCGTGCTTTGTATTGTGCAAGCTTGGATAATTTCAAGGAATCCATGCTTAAAAAGCCTGATCCTGGACCAAATTATGCAAAGCTAATGGAGGAGTACTCCTCAAAAAAAGAAGCCAATCTTCCAACTTATATAGAACTCACAGCGGAACGTAGCAAAGAATCCAGGACGGTAACATATGTTGCAGAACCAGGTGATATGGAGAATAATATTGCAGTGGTGCGACATGCTTATCACTTCTATGAAATCTTCAGGGGTCTTATTGTGGATCTCATTTTTAGCTTCCATGAACGCTTCGAGAGTCGTGCATTTTTCCATGAAAGATCCGCAGAAGAAACTTTTAGATTGATTGCAATTGAGCTCAACTTTATGTATGAAGCTCTCTTCACCAAGGCTGTTGTGGTGCATTCTAAGCTAGGATGCCTTTTCCGGGCTATATCCTTCACTGCAGTTTTCATAGCCCTTGTTTTCTTCTATAAACTAGAGAAAAAGGCTTTCCACAAGGTCGATGTTGGAATCACCTATACCTTGCTTTATGGTGCCCTAGGCCTGGATTCAATAGCCATTTTCTTGGTTGTCTTCTCTGAGTGGACTGTCACTGCTATGGACAAGTCTTGGCAAAAATCTTGGGTTGCCACCAAGATACTTGGAAATTACCTCAGTTTGAAGAGACCAAGGTGGTCTACAGAGCCAACAACTTGCTTGGAGTGGTGTAGACAAATTCTATTTCGAAGGTGGTGCGAAACCATCTCTTCATTCAACTTCATTCACTACTCCCTCAAGGAGCATCGGAAACTGTCCCCTAACATTTTTTACTACCTTGGCATTGGTTACATTGCAATCATCGACTTCTTTGGCCTcaaggatattcgagataagATGAAATATCGGACAAGTAGGCCACTCACTGAAGGGTTATGGGAATTCATTTTTCAAGAGTTGAAAGCTAAATCTGTGCTCGCAGATGATCCCGAAACTGCCAAAAGAATATCTACAGCCAGAGGTGATTGGATTCTCCAGGATAGCGAGTGGAATAACGCCGAACATGCTACCTTGCTGTCTAACATTGTTGATGTTAATTATGACCAGAGCATCCTACTCTGGCACATTGCCACTGAATTATGCTATAACACTGAGGAGAAAGAAACTGCTGACTTGGAATCCAGTAAGAATGAAACTTCTGCTGACTTGGAATCCAGTAAGAACGAAACTTCTCACCGTGGATCCAGTAAGAATGAAACTTCTCCCTGCGAATCCAGTAAGAATGAAACTTCTCGCCGCGAAATCAGTAAGACCCTGTCGGATTATATGTTGTACCTCTTAGTTATGCAGCCTAGTTTGACGTCTTCTGTAGCAGGAATCGGACAAATAAGATTCCGGGACACATGCGCAGAAGCGAAAAAATTCTTTAGCAGAAGGAAGCTGCCGCTGCGAAAAGGAGAGGAAAACCCAACTGTCTGCACTGTCTGCAAGAGTATCCTCGATGTAAACACAGCTGTTAAACCTGCTGATGTCAAGGGGGATAGAAGTAAATCCGTGTTGTTTGATGCATGTATTTTAGCGAAGAAGTTGAATGAGATGGAGGCAAGGAAATGGGATCTGATGAGTCAAGtatgggtggaattgctctcgtATACCGCAGGCCATTGCAGAGCGAACGATCATGTGCAATTGCTGAGTAAAGGAGGAGaacttgtcacttttgtttggTTACTCATGGCTCATTTCGGCATAGGGGAGCAGTTCCAGATAAACGAGGGTCATGCTAGAGCAAAACTCATTGTCGGAAAGTAA